The Bacillus sp. FJAT-27916 genomic interval GATCAACATCTGCTCATTCACTAATTCCTCAAAGCTTTTCATCGTCATCACCCACCTCTTGTCCGTATAAAGAATAATTTCTCTATGTAGTGCTTTAATCCCTTTGACTTTTTCTGTTGGCTAATAAGAGGTTTTGTCGACATAAAAAGAAGCACCTGCCAGGCAAGGGCAAGTGCTTCGGATTAAGCATGCATTAAGATTGTTTTCCGAAGTTACCGGAGTTTTTCGCTTTGTTTTGTTCAGCTTTTTGGTTAGCTTCTCTTACGCTTTGCACATCAGTTTCAGATGCAAATTCAGAGCCGTATTGTCCTTGGCTTTGACCTGCAGATTGTGCGTTTTGTTGTCTCACTAGGTTAGCATTTGTTTTTGAACTGTTGTTAGCCATTCGTATCACCTCCACAACTATTAATGTGTCCAAGACACATATTGTTATTCAAAACTTTTACGAGTGATTTAGGCAGCTTTTCGGAAAACTATCTATTATTTAAAGGAGGGCTTACACATGTATGTAGGACGAGATATGACTGAGCTGTCAATGATTAAGAAGGAGGAATGGAAGGACTCAGAGCTTGAGTATTTTCATCATTCTCTTATGCAGATTATGCCTTATTTAAATGTTGAAGGGCATACGATTCAACGTGAGATTATCGAGGAAATTGAACGCCGAGGCGGATTAACACGCTTTGAGGCTGACTGGACACACGGGACACGCATCTCTTATGACTAATGAAAAAAACAGTGGCGGATAATCCGTCACTGTTTCTCATTCATTAAATGGGCTTCGTAGATTTTTTGATGGGATACAGGCAGTGCGTAGTCTTTGAAATCCTCATCCCTCACAAAGGCAGTTTTTCGGCCCTCTTCTGTAAACCGTTCCACATTTTCTACCCTTGCCTCATAGGCAGTGATTTCCCAAACAAGATGGGAGAAGACATGGCTGATTTGTCCAATTGGACGAATATCTTCTATGACAAGATGATGTTCCTTGGCCATAATCTGCTTTAAATCCTCCATGCCGCTGACCTCATAATTGGGAAATTCCCATAAACCAGCAAGCAGTCCGGATGACGGCCTTTTTCGAATAACCATCCTGCCGCTCTTATCAATCAAGACAAGGGCACTTAATTGAACTGTCTTCGTCTTCTTGGCCTTTGTCTTTACAGGAAGCTCCTGCTGCAACCCTTTTTCAAACGCTTGGCAATGCTCACGTACAGGACATAGCAGACATGAAGGCTTTGTCGGCGTACAGATTAAAGCCCCAAGCTCCATTAAGGCCTGGTTAAATTCAGACGTATGATCATGGTCAATCAATTCTCTCACAGCCTGCTCAAATACTTTTCTTGTGGCAGGTTTAGCAATATCATCATAAATTTCTAATATGCGCGAGAGCACCCTCATGACATTCCCATCAACAGCCGGCTCCGGCAGCCCGTATGCAATACTTAGAATCGCACCTGCTGTATAAGGGCCAACGCCCTTAAGGCGGCTTATTTCCTCTGGCGTATTTGGAACAGTACCGCCATAGCTTTCTTTCACTTCTTTCACGGCAGCATGCAGATTACGCACTCTTGAATAGTAACCAAGACCTTCCCAAGCTTTGAGGATTCTCTCCTCGTCTGCCTCTGCAAAATCTTCAAGTGTTGGGAACCATTCCATGAACCGCTCGTAATAAGGTATGACTGTATCGACACGTGTTTGCTGCAGCATAATTTCAGATACCCAAACCCTGTAGGGGTCTTTATTCATTCTCCACGGGAGCACCCGTTGTTCCTCCAAAAACCAATTTACCAAATCTTCTCTGAATTGCTCAATATTATTACTGGCTAACTTTTTCACGTTTCCTCCTGGTTATGTTAAATATTCGGGCAAAAAGGGAATATAAACATATTAGAAATAAACTTAGCAAGGTTAATTTCTTCATTGTAATTCATCCATTTCGGTATGGAAAGTAATTAAAATATGGATAGTATAGACATATAGTCTTTCATCTAAGTCTGTTTGCGGCAAAGGAGGTTTTCATATGGATACCGGTACACATCTTGTTATGGGTATAGCGCTCGGCGGGCTTGCTACTTTGGACCCTGTTGTGGCACATAGCTCATACACTGCGACTGCCGTTATGATTGGTACCGTTCTAGGCTCACAAGCACCTGATATCGACACTGTTTTGAAAATGCGCAATAATGCTGTTTATATACGGAATCACCGGGGAATGACCCATTCTATTCCCTTTGTATTATTGTGGCCGGTCTTGATTACAGCTGCCGCCTCCCTTATTCTTCCGGAGGCAAATGTATTGCATACATGGCTTTGGACCTTCCTAGCCGTTTTTCTCCACGTATTCGTCGATATATTCAATGCATACGGAACACAGGCAATCAGACCGTTATCCTCTAGATGGGTGGCACTCGGCATCATCAATACATTTGACCCTTTTATCTTCGGGATTCATATCGCCGGCTTAATATTATGGGCATTCGGTCTTCCGCCAGGCCCGACATTTGTCATGGTGTACATTATCGTCATTGGGTATTATCTTGCGCGGATTCTCGAGCACCGTTCCATTAAAGAACTTGTACGCCAAAAGATTCCTGATGCAAGACGAATCATCCTCTCACCGACAATGCGCTATCACAAATGGAAGATTGCTGTGACGACAGGGGATAAGTATTATGTTGCGGTTGCTGAGAACCGGGAAATCAGCATCCTTGATACATTTGACAGACATCCATTACCGGAAAGCCGTGTACTTGATGCGGCCTTGCAGGATGTGAACCTATCGGCCTTTGTTTCTTTCTCCCCGGTCTACCGGTGGGAGATCAGCTATGAAAACGAAATGTTCACCGTCAGGTTTATCGACCTTCGCTATCGAAGCAGAGGGCGTTATCCATTTGTGGCAATTGTTCATCTGGATGATCAATTGAATATCCTTAATTCATTCACTGGCTGGGTATTCACTGAGGAGAAGCTCCAAAAGAAATTAAATATCATCACAGGCTGATGGGAAATATTCGCATGCCTATTTCATCCTCCGCTTCCCATACTAAGAGGGAATCTAAGGAGAAAGGCATGATACAGATGAGAAATAAAGAAACAGGATTCCCTTATCAGCATGACAATAAATTCAGGGCTGAAACAGCCCGCGCCAAATCCAAATATGCTTCAAAGCGCCCAGATGGCACTACCAATACCCATCCTGAGGAACGAATGTATGCCTCTAGTCATCGGGATGAAGAATAAGCCCAAAATCAAAACCGCCCTCTATGGGCGGTTTTTTATTAAATGAATTTACTGTTTCTATTTCAACCTTTGTAATAAGGAGATGGGCAGTCCTTCCTCTTCTCCTTTATTCAGGCGAAATCCCCATGCGAATACGCCTTTCAAATACTCGACCTTAAAATATTCACCCGGAGCGCCGTCAATCCCATAAATTTCACCCGGTTCAAAATCCTTCGGGTTTAAAGAATAGGCCTTTGCCATAACCGCTCTTCTCTTATGGACGGCAAATTCATTCACCATCCCTAGCTGCTCGGCCTTTCTTGCCTTTTCATTTAATTCAGCTATTGTCTGTCTTAATTCATGCTCAGTCATTTCACTAAATTTCTTCTCTTCCATCCCCATATGCCCCTCTCACAGTTCGTATTCTTGATTGTCTATCTGCTCTTTTCCAAGCTCAACAAACTTATTAATTAAGTCCATTTGAAATCCTTTACGGAATAAGGCTGTTTTCATCTTCTGCCCATATTCCCGTTCTTCAAGCTTTGCATACTTACGATGAAATTTCTGTCCCATCAGTACGAGGCTTTCCCACTCGCTATCCTCATCCACTGATGCGAGCTCGTCCGCAACAGATGCAGCAAGCCCCATATTATAACCCTTTCTTGTTAAGAAAAGCACAGCTTTTTGCTTCGCCTCTTTGTGAGAGCCCTTGCTTTTCTTCAATGATTTTTGCGCCAAAGCCTCCGCATTCTCCCATTGAAGAGCTGGTGTATATTGCTCTAGAGCTTCATCCTGCATACTCACAGAAATTCCCTTCTCGCTAAGCTCCCGTTTAATTAAATCCGGTCCCTTCCTGGCAATATTCATCTGGGTACGGACATAAGCTTTGGCATATTCCTCATCATTGACATATTTATATTCTCGCAATTTATGCATGGCTTCATCAATTACGGCTTCTTCCCATTCTTTCTCAGCCAGGTAAGCAGCAATCTCTCTTTCTGACCTCATACGATATGACAGGAAATGAACAGCCGACTGGAAGGCTTTTTGAACATGGTCGCGATATTGAATCTCCATAATGGCAAGTTCATCAACTTCCATTCCTTTCGATAACCGCATGCGGACGAGGAGGTCTTCATCTACACTAAATCCATATTCCTCTGCTTTCCCCTCATCGGATAAATAGATATTGAATCGGTTTTTATTTCGTTTTTGCTGTTCAATCTTTGAAATATTCGGCAACCTCTATTCACCTCCTCCTTTAATGTAGCATAATGTGATTCATTCAACTACCGAAAGAAACATCAGCGGAATAGTTCAGGTTTATTTTGGAAAATATAGAGAGGTAAACTATGTGCAGGAGGAATGTGTAATGGATAAGAAAAAACGTGAGAGCATGAAAAAATCACTAACAACTACACAAGAAGTAATGTATCAGCGTGAATTCAAACGAGCTGACCGCGCAGGCGGCTTCAGCGGGCCAAAAGGCATTCGTCCGTGAATTACCTGTATTTTACCGGTCTGATTCATGAATCAGTAGCACATACTATCCTTTGAGAAACAATCACTTTCCAAGGAGGGAACTTGCAATGGGCAGGTATAACCATAACTTAGTTCACGCTAAATCCCGAAAGCTGACAGCCGACATGCGCGGACTGTCGGATGGAATCGATGTTGAATTCTCAGAGGCACTTGCTGACCACGATGATCTCGTGGCGCAGGAAAGAGCCAGAGCCGCCGATGAGCGTGCAAGGGCTCGAGCTAAGCAATAAAGAACGGCCCGCTGAAAAGCGGGCCGTTTCTTATGTCTCTTATGAATTTACTTCTGCATTTAAACTAACAGGTGTTAGACCAAGCTCTTCAAAGATATCATTGATCATTTCAGAACCAAGGTTAAAGGATTCATTAGCATCCTCCAGCTTTTCTGAAGAGTTTCCAGCAAGGATCTCAGCTTTCTTGCTATAAGACGTTTGAATCGCTTCAGTCGCCACATCTAGGTTTTTCTTATAATTGCTTAATGCTTTAGGCACTTCGACTTTGCCAAGGGCATCAGCAGTTGCCTTTGCAGATTCAGAAGCAGCAGCTTTATCCTCATCTGTCAGTGTATCTGGTTCCTCAGATAATTCATATGTATTCAATGCTGTATCATTTGCATTAATCGTGTTGGCTAATGAGAGGTAGAAATCAAGCATCTCGCTCTTTACATCCTCCTCTGATACTTTTGAATCATCTGAGCTTTCCTCTTTGGAAGAATCCTCTGATGAACAACCAACAACAAGAATAAAAGCAAATGCCATCATAATACTCAGTAAAAATTTGTTTTTCATCCCTTTTTCATTCCTTTCCATATTTCTATTGTGCATTTTATATCATACAACTATTTAAATTGTTCGTAAACATCTGAATAATCTCGTTTTTACAATGTTTTTCGACAGTGGAAAATAATGTGTTAATCTAGGCATTTTCACATAAATATTGTACTATTAAATGCGAGATGAACCATTAATTACAAACAAGAGTCAGGAGAATGACCATGATATTATCAGTCAAGAATTTAAGTCATGGATTTGGCGACCGCGCCATCTTCAACGATGTATCGTTCCGTCTGTTAAAGGGAGAACATATCGGTCTTGTTGGAGCTAACGGCGAAGGCAAATCCACCTTCATGAATATTGTTACCGGCCAATTGGAACCTGATGAAGGAAAGGTTGAGTGGAACAAGAAAGTCCGTACCGGCTACCTTGACCAGCATGCCGTTCTTGAAAAAGGGATGACCATTCGTGATGTATTAAAGACAGCCTTCCAATATTTATTCGATATCGAGCAAGAGATGAATGACATCTTCGCAAGTATGGGGGATGCATCCCCTGAGGAATTAGAAACATTGCTTGAAGAGTCTGGCGTCCTGCAAGATATCCTTACTAATAATGATTTCTATGTCATCGATGCAAAAGTAGAGGAAATCGCACGAGGACTGGGATTAGATGAGATTGGACTTGAACGGGATGTCCAAGACTTGAGCGGTGGACAAAGAACGAAGGTATTACTCGCAAAGCTGTTATTAGAAAAACCTGACATCCTTCTTTTGGATGAGCCGACTAACTATTTGGATGAGCAGCATATCGAATGGCTGAAGCGCTATCTCCAAAATTATGAGAATGCCTTCATTCTCATCTCACATGATATTCCATTCCTCAATAGTGTCATCAATCTTGTTTACCATATGGAAAACCAAGAGCTGACACGCTATGTCGGAAATTATGATGACTTCATGAAAGTATATGAAGTAAAGAAACAGCAGCTTGAAGCCGCCTATAAGCGCCAGCAGCAGGAAATTGCCGACCTGAAGGATTTCGTTGCCCGCAATAAGGCACGTGTATCCACACGTAATATGGCAATGTCCCGTCAGAAAAAGCTGGATAAGATGGATGTCATTGAACTGGCTAAGGAACGTCCGAAACCGGAATTCCATTTCCGCGAAGCCCGTACTTCCGGGAAGCTCATCTTTGAGACAAAGGATTTAGTCATCGGCTATACCGAGCCATTATCAAGACCGCTTAATCTTCGGATGGAACGCGGCCAAAAAGTGGCGTTCACAGGTGCCAATGGAATCGGAAAAACGACGCTTCTGCGCAGCATCCTTGGTGAATTGAAGCCGATATCCGGTCAGGTCGAGCTTGGAGAGCACTTGCATATCGGCTATTTCGAGCAGGAAGTTAAAAACCCATCAACCAAAACGTGTATCGAAGAGATCTGGCAGGAGTTCCCCTCCTATAACCAAGCAGAGATTCGTGCAGCCCTTGCAAAATGCGGCCTGACAACGAAGCATATTGAAAGCAGGGTAGATGTCTTAAGCGGTGGAGAAAAAGCGAAGGTACGCCTGTGTAAGCTCATTAACAATGAGAATAATCTGCTCGTGCTTGATGAGCCGACAAACCATCTTGATGTTGATGCGAAGGAAGAATTGAAACGTGCATTAAAAGCATTTAAAGGGAGCATTCTCCTCATCAGCCATGAGCCTGATTTCTATCAGGACATTGCAACAGATGTATGGAATTGTGAAACCTGGACAACGAAGGTATTTTAAGCCTAATAAACCCCTGCAGCAAAGCTTGCTGCAGGGGTTTTGTATGATTATGGCTTTAAAATAACCTTTGTGCAGTCATCCTCATGCTCATTGAACAAGGAATAGGCTTTTGCCGCATCGGTAAGAGGCATCTTATGCGTAATGATCTCTGTCGGATCAATCTTTCCTTCTTCAATCATCTTGTATAAACGCGGCATATAATGAATGACTGGAGCTTGTCCTGTTTTGATGGTGACATTGCGGGAGAAGAATTTCTCAAGCGGGAACATATTATAGGTCATTCCGTAAACACCGGTAAGCTGAACGGTACCAAATTTACGTACTGCATCGGTCGCAATTTTGATGGCGCTTAATGTTCCGCCCTGAAGCATTAACTTTTGTTCGATCTTCTCGATAGCAGATTTCTTTCCGTCCATTCCAACGCAATCGATGACCACATCAGCACCGCCGCTAGTCAAATCCTTAATATAGCTGCCCGTATCATTGTAATCAATTAAATTAACCGTTTCTACTTTATTCATTCTTTCTGCCTGCTTCAAACGGTAGTCTAAATGATCAACGGCAATCACACGCTTAGCTCCAGCAAGCCAAGCAAATTTCTGGGCCATCAAACCTATCGGACCGCAGCCAAGGACAACGACTGTGTCATCTGGCTTCACACCAGCATGCTCGACACTCCATAAGGCAGTTGGAAGTACGTCTGACATAAATAAGACTTGCTCATCCTCAAGCTCGGAGGATTCAGGAATTACAAACGGCATGAAATTCGCGAATGGCACTCGCAAATATTCCGCCTGTCCTCCCGGATGGTTTCCATACCGTTCCGTATAGCCGAAATATCCGCCCGTATCCTGATGGGGATTGGATTCTGAATGATCGCATTGGCTTTCCATTTCATTTTGACAATAGAAGCATTGGCCGCAGGAGACATTAAATGGAATGACAACACGGTCGCCCTTTTTCACCTTTGTAACTTCCGGTCCAACCTCCTCTACAATACCCATTGGTTCATGCCCAATGACATAGCCCTTACTGATTGGCATATTTCCTTGATAAATGTGCAAGTCAGATCCGCATATTGCCGTAGACGTTATTTTGACAATAATATCATCATTCTTCTGAAGCTTTGGATCTTCTACTTCCTTGACTTGAATATCTTTTGCACCCTGATAAGTTACAGCCCGCATTTTTCAGCCTCCTATAATTTAGGTTCTCTTTCCTTATTCCCATAAGGATAGACGCTTATGCCAAAAAAAGGAGAAAAAGGCAGATAGGCGGAATTATGACTATTAACAGATCTTGCTAATTTAGTCATCAAGCCCGCCCTGTTTCACGCTTGTCACTTATTCTTAATCCATAAATACAAAAACCAGACGGCATGGTTCTGCTCATCCTTTGCAGCCCGTGTGAAGAATTGCTTTACCGCTGTGTTTGCTGCATGATCGGCAATGGTCAAATACTTATCAACCGTATTCTGTTCATCAATTATCGCCGCCTCGAGTCCAAGCTCATATTCATCCGGGCATTCCTCAATCAGCTCAGGCTTTGGATCGCGTCCAAATATTCCCGAGTAAAGCTTCACCAATTCCGTAAAATGCTTAATCTCATCATTCCGTATTTCAAGAATCCGCTCTCTTTCCTGGTCATTCGGAGCCATTCTTGCGAGCTTCTCATAGCATTTAACCGCACTGTACTCCCCATCGATGGCGCCCTTCATTTGCTTGATTAACTCATCAACCGCCTGTTGCTGATTTCTCGAATAGTAGTAATACATCCAGTTCCCCCCTAACGTATTCCTCCATTACTCTATGACAATCCCCCAAATTAGGTTCAAAAAGCTGACGGTGTTTTCAATAAAAAATATGGGGTATATAACAAGTGTGGCTGATATGTGATTACAACACGTGGTTATCTTATTAATGGACGTTGATTCCGAAATTTGACAGAATGAAAGTAAGGGTATATACTTAGAGTAATGTAATAAAAGTGACGTACTGAGTGGAGATGTAAACATATATGGCATTCTGCAGAAATGTTTTTTATCGGAACACTTATTCACACTGGATCGGCTTCGGAGCCGTAAGGATGTAAGAGAGGTAGGGCTTACGTCGTTTAAGTAAAACGTCCAAGTGGAATAGATAACCGCGGCAGTTTACATGTACGCACTTCATAAGAGATTAACCCATCTTATTTCATTATCAGAACGGAGCAGACTATTCTAGTTTGTTCCGTTTTTTAATGCAAAAAAGCGCAGTCCTTTTTAAGAAAGCGCCTAGAAATGAAATGTGTCCCGAATCAATCGAGCGACCTCTTCTGCCGATCGCTCAGTATTATCAACTCTCATATAATTTTCCCTCTCAATTTCACCCTCATGTGAATTCAAACGATACGTCTGCATCGAATTCGTTAATTCCGCTTCGGACGCAGCAATATCCCTTTTTGTCGGTTTGTGCTCCAGCCTGTTCGCACTCCGATTCCTGCTCAGCCTTTCGTTCCAGCTCTGCCTCTAGTTCAACGAAATAGACATCCGCTCCTTCTGATTCAAATACCTTACAGACATCATTCACAAAATCCCAATCCTCTTGTTCATTAAATGCCCATACACAAGTGAAAATCAGTCCCTCCATTTCACTGGCTGCAGCAGACTTAAATATCTCCATTCGAAATTGGTTCGTGAGCCTCCACATTTCCGGCGTGAAACCAAAAAGGGGCTCCAGCATTTCAATGGTCATATGATTATGAAATAATTTCATGCCCGTCATACTGGCTAATTCTTGCCCTACCGTCATCTTCCCAACAGCTTGCGGGCCAAAGATTAGAACAAATTTCATTATTTTCCTCCTATGTAAGAAGCTTTATTTAGTCAAGCTGCCATTTCTCCTATTGTAGAAGATCTATCGTTCTACTTAACCAATGTATATATTTATTTCTCACTTCTTCTAACCCTCCATCCTTATCTCCTCACCTTTCATTCTAGCATTTCTTATCGCTTAAAAAGACTGATAGCATCCCATGAAAAAAGAGGCCATAAATGGCCTCTTTTCTTAAAGCTCTGTATTTCCTCGTAAATTAGGGTCTCCACCAGTGGTGGGGTTGATTGCCTCTGATCTTGTTCGCTCAGCTTGTACAAGCGGATCATCCGATTTCTCATAGGTGTCCCTGTCGGTGTATTTCTTCTGGGCCTCTGGATCAACCAAGACAAGGATCTTCCCTGATTCTACGTCTCTTTCATATTGCTTGGCATCCTCATCCGGGACGCCCATACCAACAAGTGCTCCTGCAAGACCGCCTGCACCAATTCCCGCTGCCATCCCGCTTAAAGTTGCGGCAATCGGTCCAGCAGCCACAATTGGACCCACACCTGGGATAGCAAGGGCTCCAAGCCCCGCAAGCAATCCAGTCAAGCCTCCGAGAACACCTCCCGTCGCAGCGCCAGCGGCTAGACCATTATCCACCTTTGTCTTATCCGTAATATTTTTCGTTTCTTCCTTATCCTTGGCTACGACCGAGATATCATCGCGATCATATCCTTCCTCTTGCAGCTTCTTCACGGCCTTGACCGCTTCTTCTCCATTTTCATAAACACCAATTACTTTCTTATCCACACATTTCACCCTCCTAGAAAAATTCTTATATGGAAACATTACCCGGAAACAATCTCGATAATCCATTTTTTGTTTCTTTGTTACTTCATCATTTTTCAGGGTATTATAGAATAAGTGAAACGTAAGCGGTAAGGAGGAATCGCAATGATTATCGTATGGATTAGTGTTGGGCTCATTGTCGCTTCACTTGTCTTTCTTGGCATCTTTGCCGTTAAGACGATGAAGGAATCAAAACCAGTCATGACAAAAATGAATGCGACTATCACACGTATTCAGCAGCAAACCGATACAATCAAGATGCAAACTGATCATTTAAGCGCCACTCAGGCGAAAATTACAGAGGATATCGAGTACAAAAAACAAGCCGTCAATTACCCGGTCAACGAAGCGAAACAGATTGTTCCCCGCTTAAAGACCCTTTGGGCAGCAACCCCGTTTTCCAGCCTGCTCCCAAAAAAATAAACCAAAAAGGAACGCCCCCATCATGATTGGAAGCGTTCCTTTTTGTTATGTTATTTTGGGAAGATTTCAAGAAGATCGCGCAAGGAATGAATATGGTAATCTGCTCCATCCAGCTCTCCATCATCCGCAAAGCCAAAGTGACAAGCAATAGCCGGTATTCCATTTGCATGAGCTGCTTCAATATCAGATGAGCGGTCCCCAATCATATATGCTTCTTCCTTAGGAAGGACCGCAAAATGAGCCTGCAGTATCTCTTCCTTTTTCTTTCCTTGCACTAATTCAATGCAAAGCGGGTCATCAAAATATTCCTCTATTCCTTGAGTTTCCAAAATTCGTTCAAGATAAGCCGTTGAACAGTTACTCGCGGTTGTCAATCTATGTCCTCTCTCCTTTAACTCAGAGAGCACCTCCTTCACATACGGCAGCAGGACATCATGCTCCTGCATCATGTCCAATAGCTTTACCTCCCAGCTTGATTGAATGTGGATAAGCTCCTCAGGCTTCCCGTCTGGAATGAGTGTTTCCCAAAACTCCTTCTTCGGAAGTCCAAATACAGATTGAATTGCCTTAGGCTCAGGCATTTTTAGGTGAGGATAACGCTTGATTTCCTCCTGAATAAGCGGGATGCTAAGCTGTGTTGTTTCTACAAGAGTTCCATCTAAATCAAATATCAATAGTGCCAAAAGACCTACCTCCAAATCAATTATTCCCTTTAATCTCCTACAGATACAAGCATCAATAGGAAAGATAAACCAAAAAATATGGATTTTTTATGAAATTTATTATATAATAGAATTAACCCGCAAACATGACCAATGTTTAATGCCATCCCGCTTTGGGAATAAATTTTTATCTCCTTCTTCACCGCACATTATGTACACCTTCTACTAAACATTAACCAGCACTCATTTACCCTACTTTTTAGCGCAGCCAACATCTTATGCGTTTATTAACTGA includes:
- a CDS encoding metal-dependent hydrolase, with product MDTGTHLVMGIALGGLATLDPVVAHSSYTATAVMIGTVLGSQAPDIDTVLKMRNNAVYIRNHRGMTHSIPFVLLWPVLITAAASLILPEANVLHTWLWTFLAVFLHVFVDIFNAYGTQAIRPLSSRWVALGIINTFDPFIFGIHIAGLILWAFGLPPGPTFVMVYIIVIGYYLARILEHRSIKELVRQKIPDARRIILSPTMRYHKWKIAVTTGDKYYVAVAENREISILDTFDRHPLPESRVLDAALQDVNLSAFVSFSPVYRWEISYENEMFTVRFIDLRYRSRGRYPFVAIVHLDDQLNILNSFTGWVFTEEKLQKKLNIITG
- a CDS encoding gamma-type small acid-soluble spore protein, with amino-acid sequence MANNSSKTNANLVRQQNAQSAGQSQGQYGSEFASETDVQSVREANQKAEQNKAKNSGNFGKQS
- a CDS encoding general stress protein is translated as MDKKVIGVYENGEEAVKAVKKLQEEGYDRDDISVVAKDKEETKNITDKTKVDNGLAAGAATGGVLGGLTGLLAGLGALAIPGVGPIVAAGPIAATLSGMAAGIGAGGLAGALVGMGVPDEDAKQYERDVESGKILVLVDPEAQKKYTDRDTYEKSDDPLVQAERTRSEAINPTTGGDPNLRGNTEL
- a CDS encoding small, acid-soluble spore protein K, with translation MRNKETGFPYQHDNKFRAETARAKSKYASKRPDGTTNTHPEERMYASSHRDEE
- the recX gene encoding recombination regulator RecX, with the translated sequence MPNISKIEQQKRNKNRFNIYLSDEGKAEEYGFSVDEDLLVRMRLSKGMEVDELAIMEIQYRDHVQKAFQSAVHFLSYRMRSEREIAAYLAEKEWEEAVIDEAMHKLREYKYVNDEEYAKAYVRTQMNIARKGPDLIKRELSEKGISVSMQDEALEQYTPALQWENAEALAQKSLKKSKGSHKEAKQKAVLFLTRKGYNMGLAASVADELASVDEDSEWESLVLMGQKFHRKYAKLEEREYGQKMKTALFRKGFQMDLINKFVELGKEQIDNQEYEL
- a CDS encoding YfhH family protein, encoding MEEKKFSEMTEHELRQTIAELNEKARKAEQLGMVNEFAVHKRRAVMAKAYSLNPKDFEPGEIYGIDGAPGEYFKVEYLKGVFAWGFRLNKGEEEGLPISLLQRLK
- a CDS encoding ABC-F family ATP-binding cassette domain-containing protein; this translates as MILSVKNLSHGFGDRAIFNDVSFRLLKGEHIGLVGANGEGKSTFMNIVTGQLEPDEGKVEWNKKVRTGYLDQHAVLEKGMTIRDVLKTAFQYLFDIEQEMNDIFASMGDASPEELETLLEESGVLQDILTNNDFYVIDAKVEEIARGLGLDEIGLERDVQDLSGGQRTKVLLAKLLLEKPDILLLDEPTNYLDEQHIEWLKRYLQNYENAFILISHDIPFLNSVINLVYHMENQELTRYVGNYDDFMKVYEVKKQQLEAAYKRQQQEIADLKDFVARNKARVSTRNMAMSRQKKLDKMDVIELAKERPKPEFHFREARTSGKLIFETKDLVIGYTEPLSRPLNLRMERGQKVAFTGANGIGKTTLLRSILGELKPISGQVELGEHLHIGYFEQEVKNPSTKTCIEEIWQEFPSYNQAEIRAALAKCGLTTKHIESRVDVLSGGEKAKVRLCKLINNENNLLVLDEPTNHLDVDAKEELKRALKAFKGSILLISHEPDFYQDIATDVWNCETWTTKVF
- a CDS encoding YfhE family protein, translated to MDKKKRESMKKSLTTTQEVMYQREFKRADRAGGFSGPKGIRP
- the mutY gene encoding A/G-specific adenine glycosylase, translating into MKKLASNNIEQFREDLVNWFLEEQRVLPWRMNKDPYRVWVSEIMLQQTRVDTVIPYYERFMEWFPTLEDFAEADEERILKAWEGLGYYSRVRNLHAAVKEVKESYGGTVPNTPEEISRLKGVGPYTAGAILSIAYGLPEPAVDGNVMRVLSRILEIYDDIAKPATRKVFEQAVRELIDHDHTSEFNQALMELGALICTPTKPSCLLCPVREHCQAFEKGLQQELPVKTKAKKTKTVQLSALVLIDKSGRMVIRKRPSSGLLAGLWEFPNYEVSGMEDLKQIMAKEHHLVIEDIRPIGQISHVFSHLVWEITAYEARVENVERFTEEGRKTAFVRDEDFKDYALPVSHQKIYEAHLMNEKQ
- a CDS encoding YfhD family protein, which produces MGRYNHNLVHAKSRKLTADMRGLSDGIDVEFSEALADHDDLVAQERARAADERARARAKQ
- a CDS encoding DUF948 domain-containing protein, whose protein sequence is MIIVWISVGLIVASLVFLGIFAVKTMKESKPVMTKMNATITRIQQQTDTIKMQTDHLSATQAKITEDIEYKKQAVNYPVNEAKQIVPRLKTLWAATPFSSLLPKK
- a CDS encoding zinc-dependent alcohol dehydrogenase, producing MRAVTYQGAKDIQVKEVEDPKLQKNDDIIVKITSTAICGSDLHIYQGNMPISKGYVIGHEPMGIVEEVGPEVTKVKKGDRVVIPFNVSCGQCFYCQNEMESQCDHSESNPHQDTGGYFGYTERYGNHPGGQAEYLRVPFANFMPFVIPESSELEDEQVLFMSDVLPTALWSVEHAGVKPDDTVVVLGCGPIGLMAQKFAWLAGAKRVIAVDHLDYRLKQAERMNKVETVNLIDYNDTGSYIKDLTSGGADVVIDCVGMDGKKSAIEKIEQKLMLQGGTLSAIKIATDAVRKFGTVQLTGVYGMTYNMFPLEKFFSRNVTIKTGQAPVIHYMPRLYKMIEEGKIDPTEIITHKMPLTDAAKAYSLFNEHEDDCTKVILKP
- a CDS encoding ferritin-like domain-containing protein; this translates as MYYYYSRNQQQAVDELIKQMKGAIDGEYSAVKCYEKLARMAPNDQERERILEIRNDEIKHFTELVKLYSGIFGRDPKPELIEECPDEYELGLEAAIIDEQNTVDKYLTIADHAANTAVKQFFTRAAKDEQNHAVWFLYLWIKNK
- a CDS encoding HAD family hydrolase, with protein sequence MALLIFDLDGTLVETTQLSIPLIQEEIKRYPHLKMPEPKAIQSVFGLPKKEFWETLIPDGKPEELIHIQSSWEVKLLDMMQEHDVLLPYVKEVLSELKERGHRLTTASNCSTAYLERILETQGIEEYFDDPLCIELVQGKKKEEILQAHFAVLPKEEAYMIGDRSSDIEAAHANGIPAIACHFGFADDGELDGADYHIHSLRDLLEIFPK